The Natrinema sp. DC36 genome includes the window CTCGGGCAGCGGCAGCGAGCGGGAGTTCGTCCAGCGACTCGGACGGATCCTTCGCCCGAAATCCGACGGCGGACGAGCGATCCTCTACGAGGTCATCTCCGAAAATACCGGCGAGGAACGGATCGCAGGTCGTCGTCGTGACTGACGATCGTTGGATGGCAGACGCACGTCGCCGAGCCGGATTAGTCGCTTCGGCTCGGCCAACGGCTGCCGTGTCCTCTATTCACAGGGACCGTAGTTAGCGAGGGCCGCCGGCTCGATGATGCCGACGCCTGATCCGTTCGAAAGGTGCGATCTCGGGGCGGAGCTACTGATCATCGGGATCGATCTCGGACGAACGGTGCCGCTCGAGAAGCTGTTGCACTCCGGCCCGGAGCGCTTCGCTCCGGGAATGGTAGACGTCGGCGTCCACGAGCGATTCGAGGGCGGCGAGCTGTTCGTCGGTGGCCCGGAACGTCACGCGCTCGAGCGTCCGCCCATCCACCAGCCGGGAGTGGTCGGGGTCGGCGACGATGTCGTCGGACGGCGGACTACGCGACATCGCCGGTCACCTCGTTCCGGTCGCGTCCGGGGCGCGACGCCGCTCTCGTCTCGGTTTCTGTGACTGTGAGTCCCGTTCTATTTTTCGCGAGGACCATGTGACGAGAAGGGGACGATCGGTGAAAAGGGCTCGCGTAGCGCGGTGAAAGTGAAGTCCCGAGTCCGCACCGAGACCGCTACCGACTCGAGGCAGTCGGCTAATCTGTGTTAGCAGGGACCAAACCCATCGGCCAAAGGACACTTATGGCCCAATTCGGAAGTCAGCATATCTTATGGATTGGGAGGACGAAATCGTCACACGGCGTCGAATGTTGCAAGCCGCTTCGGCGGCTGGAACCGTCGCCATCGCGGGCTGTAGCGGATCTTCTGAGGAGACGAGTGATCCGGGGACTGACAGCGAGACGGACGGGGAGGAAACGAACGGGAACGAAACGGACGACGGCGAGTCGGAACCGGAAGAAGTGCCGGATCCGCCGAACGTCGAGAGTCAGATCATCCAGCGGGATAAGGCCGCGATAACGAACGTTCGCCACGTCGTCGACGGAACGATGACGTGGCCGTCGGCTCGCTGGGTTGACGTCGTCGACCCGACTCTCCTCGGTACCTGGGAAACGGGGAACAGTCGAGTCTACTTCTCTTCCGACCGTACGTTCGTACTAGAAACCTCGAGGACACAGTACGGCGAATGGGCAACGCGAGACAACCAACTCTTTCTCGAATACGAGTCGGGAGCCACGGAGAATCTGGGCTACCAAATCCAGACCGAAAGCTCGCGACCGGTTCTCGAGATCTACCAGAACGGAGCGTACCAGGGCTCGTACGAACAGACAACGACGGAATCCGACCAACGGGGCCCCATCGAGACTGCCGAGAGTCTGATCGCCGTTCGCGAGCAAAACAGCACCACGAAACGCGAATCTGTCCGGAGCGGGGCGATGGGGTCTGGCTTCATCGTCTCGCCTGACGGCACCGTCGTTACGAACGCACACGTCGTCGGAACGCATCAGAATCCCAAAGAAACGGTCTTTCAGCGGTTCGCGGTGAACAAGAGCGAAGCGATCCGACAAGAGCTGGCCTCGAGCGGGAACCTCTCCGAAGAGCAGCGAGACGAGGCCGGTCAGATACTCTACGAAGAGATCATGGACTACTACCGGGAGAACGGCAGCCTCGGAAGCGTCTCCGAGGAAGTGAACGTCCTGAACGGGAAGGCAACCCCCGACGACGACCTCGAGGTCGAGAGCTGGTCCGCGGATATCGAGACGGAGGGGACGGTCTACACGGAGGTCGGCGGCGAGCCGTCGATGGGTCGTGACATCGCGATCCTGGACATCGACGGTGAGAACCTCCCGACGGTGACGCTCGGAAGCGCGACCGACGTCGGTACCGGCGAGGAACTCTACGTCATCGGCTATCCCGACATCGGCATCGACGAGGTGTTCGACGACAGGAACACCACCCTCGAGCCGACGATGACGACCGGGATCGTCAGCGCGCGGCGGACGCTCAACTCCGGCGTCGATTCGATCCAGACCGACGCAGCGATCAATAGCGGCAACAGCGGCGGCCCCATGTACAACAGCGACGGGGAGGTCGTCGGCGTTGCGACGTTCAGTCCACCCAACGTCGACATTCAGGACATCCAGTTCGGTCTCCCGATCGAGGTCGCGAAGGGGTTCCTGAGCGAACTCGACGTGGAGAACACCACCGGCGAGATGCAGCGTGCCTACGAAGACGGCCTCGAGGCCTACTGGCGTGGCGACTGCGAGACGGGGACGGCAAAGATGGAGACCGTCCTAGAGCTCCATCCTGACCATCCACAGGCCAAGGGATATATCACGGACTGTGAGAACGGCGAGGCACCCGGACAGGAGTAACGAGACGGAGATCGACGGCTGTAGCCGCGCTACTTGAACGTTACTCGGACCTGCCACCGTCCGGGTGACTTTTGACGATGCCGCGCCGACTCGAGACAGATGCTGACGAAGGACCTGCTTCGCGTCTCGCGGGCCGGCGGCGGCTACCACCCCCAGTTCGCCGACCGCGAACACCGGCCGCTCGCCGCCCGCATCATCGGCACGTATCAGGGCCACGTCGGCGAACCGCGGGCGACGCTCGAGAACGCGCTGACCGCACTCGAGCGCGAGGCCGAGGACTTCAAACTCGCACGCGGCCTCGCGGCGCTGGTCGAACGCGAGACCGTCGCGGAGACGGAGACGGCGATCGAGCCCGAGCGGGCCCGGGCGGCGGTGTTCGAGGCGGCCGAGGCCGTCGGCGTCGTCACCGAGGACGAGCGCGCGATGGCGTTCATCCGCGCGAGCGAATCGCTCGACGTGTCGGCGGACGACCTCGAGGCCGCGCTGTACGCCGATCTCGAGGAGCGACAGGTCGTGACCGCGGTCGAGTCACGTTGGGACCCGGACGGTCTGATCGCCCAGTACAACCTCTCGCTCGCGCAGACGGCGCTCTTCGACGCGACCGAGGTTCGAGTGCGCTCGAGCGATCCGAAGGCGTTGATTTCGGCGATCAAGCGGTTGCGGCTGATGTACGAGATCCACCGGGTCGACGCCGAATCCGCAGGCGGAGTCGAGGGGATATCCGACCGCGAGGTCGTCGTCACGGGCCCGACCCACCTCTTTCGCGCGACCCGGCGGTACGGGACTCGCTTCGCACGCCTCCTTCGAAGCGTCGCGACGGCCGATCGGTGGCACCTCGAGGCGACGATCGACGACCGCGGCACCGAACGAACCCTCGAACTGTCCCACGAGGATCCCGTCCGGGTACCCGACGCGGAGCCGATCGCGGAGGTGTCCTTCGACAGCGGTGTGGAAGCCGATTTCGCGGCTCGCTTTACGAATCTGGATCTGGACTGGGACCTCGTCCGCGAACCCGAGCCCCTCGCGACGGGAACGGGGGTGATGATCCCCGATTTCGCGTTCGAATACGCTCCCGCGGGTCGTCCCCGCGGGGACGCGTCGGACGAGTTCGACGGCGACCGCGGTGATTTCCGCGTCTATTTCGAGATCATGGGGTTCTGGACGCCCGAATACGTCGAGAAGAAGCTCGCTCAGCTCGCCGATCTCGAGGACGTGGCCATGCTGGTCGCCGTCGACGAATCGCTGGGCGTCGGCGAGGAGATCGCCGCCCGCGACCATCGAGCGATCCCTTACTCGGGAACGGTCAGGGTCAAAGACGTCGCCGACGTCCTCCGGGAGTACGAACGCCAACTGGTCGCCGAGAGCGCGGCCCGCCTTCCCGATGTGCTGCGGCCGGCGGATGACGCCGTCACGGTGGACGAGCTGGCGGATCGTCACGGCGCGAGCCCGGACGCGCTCGCGGACAAGGACTTCCCCGACCACGAATGGGTCGGTCGGACGCTGGTTCGCCCCGCCGTTCTCGAGTCGGTAGCGGACGAAATCGAGGCGGGGATAGCACTCACGGACGCCGAAGCGATCCTCGAGGCGGTCGATCTCTCCGACTCTAGTGCGATCCTCTCACAACTCGGCTATCGCGTCGAGTGGGAGGGGCTGGCCGGGGGGACGCTCGTCGAGCGGTAACGGCCGACCCTGCGCGTCGAACGACTGTAGTACCGACTGCAACGAAGTCCACACGGATCGCACAGTCCGCGGTTTTCGCTCACGGTGCTCGCTCACTTGTAGCAACGCAGCAGCGGCCGGTTTTACGGATCGGTGAGGCGAACCCAACGTGCTTTGTCATCAGCCTTAAGCCCCCGCCTCCCCTCTCGAGATATATCTAGTGTCCCATCAGTCCTCTCCCGACCCCGTTTCCATCCTTCTCGTCGAAGACAATCCCGGCGACGTTCGCCTGATAGAGGAGGCGTTCAAAACGGCGGGATTCGAGACGGTCTTTCACACGTTCACGGACGGTGGATCCGCCCTCGACTTCCTCTATGAGCAGGTGCTGTCCGCGGGCGGTCCCGACGTGGATCTCATGTTACTCGATCTAAACCTTCCCAGAACGAGCGGATTCGAGGTGCTCGAGACGCTCAAAAACGAGTCGAATCTCACGTCGCTCCCGGTCATCGTCCTCACGAGTTCGGAGGCGACCGAAGACATCGTCAGGAGTTACGAACTGTGCGCGAACGCCTATCTCACCAAGCCGAGCGATCCGGCCGAGTTCGCCGAACTCGGTCGTGCCGTCGAAGCGTTCTGGATCGACGAAGCGACGCTCCCACCCGTTCCCTCGTAACTCGAGAGGATCAGAACGGACTCGAAACGAACGCGGACGACGCTTCCGATTCCGATCAGTCCCGATCCGTCTCGCTCCAGTCACAGTCCTGGCACTTCCGACCGGTGACCAGTTCAGTCACCGACGGCATGTAGGTCACCGTGAGGACGGAGCCGCCACACGCCGGACACTCCTCGTCGGCCTCCTCGATCGAGTCGACCTCCATGACGGAGTCGCCCTCGACGATCTCGGCGAGTTTTTTGGCCGTCACCATTCGTCCCTGAACGACGCGATTCTCGCTCACACTCGAATTTTCGGACGAGACACCCTAAGCGTTTCCTGACGTGGTCGCCGGCCGACCGTCCGCTCGAGGCCGGCGCGGTCTCGTCGCCAAGGACGGTCGACTGGTCGATAGCCGCAGGATCCGAACGGTAGCGGTGGGCCGCTCGGCCGGCATGTGTCTGCGGGCACAACCGTATAGAGGCTCTTGCCCGAAGGATCGGCTATGGAGACGCGATGGGCGCTCGTCGACGGCGTCACCCTCGAGTTACCGGCCGACTGTACCGTCTGCGAACTCCGGGACGCCCTGTACAAACCGGACGACGCAGTGCTCGTCGCAGTGACGGGTGATCTCGT containing:
- a CDS encoding trypsin-like peptidase domain-containing protein, producing MDWEDEIVTRRRMLQAASAAGTVAIAGCSGSSEETSDPGTDSETDGEETNGNETDDGESEPEEVPDPPNVESQIIQRDKAAITNVRHVVDGTMTWPSARWVDVVDPTLLGTWETGNSRVYFSSDRTFVLETSRTQYGEWATRDNQLFLEYESGATENLGYQIQTESSRPVLEIYQNGAYQGSYEQTTTESDQRGPIETAESLIAVREQNSTTKRESVRSGAMGSGFIVSPDGTVVTNAHVVGTHQNPKETVFQRFAVNKSEAIRQELASSGNLSEEQRDEAGQILYEEIMDYYRENGSLGSVSEEVNVLNGKATPDDDLEVESWSADIETEGTVYTEVGGEPSMGRDIAILDIDGENLPTVTLGSATDVGTGEELYVIGYPDIGIDEVFDDRNTTLEPTMTTGIVSARRTLNSGVDSIQTDAAINSGNSGGPMYNSDGEVVGVATFSPPNVDIQDIQFGLPIEVAKGFLSELDVENTTGEMQRAYEDGLEAYWRGDCETGTAKMETVLELHPDHPQAKGYITDCENGEAPGQE
- a CDS encoding DUF5795 family protein, giving the protein MSENRVVQGRMVTAKKLAEIVEGDSVMEVDSIEEADEECPACGGSVLTVTYMPSVTELVTGRKCQDCDWSETDRD
- a CDS encoding DUF790 family protein translates to MLTKDLLRVSRAGGGYHPQFADREHRPLAARIIGTYQGHVGEPRATLENALTALEREAEDFKLARGLAALVERETVAETETAIEPERARAAVFEAAEAVGVVTEDERAMAFIRASESLDVSADDLEAALYADLEERQVVTAVESRWDPDGLIAQYNLSLAQTALFDATEVRVRSSDPKALISAIKRLRLMYEIHRVDAESAGGVEGISDREVVVTGPTHLFRATRRYGTRFARLLRSVATADRWHLEATIDDRGTERTLELSHEDPVRVPDAEPIAEVSFDSGVEADFAARFTNLDLDWDLVREPEPLATGTGVMIPDFAFEYAPAGRPRGDASDEFDGDRGDFRVYFEIMGFWTPEYVEKKLAQLADLEDVAMLVAVDESLGVGEEIAARDHRAIPYSGTVRVKDVADVLREYERQLVAESAARLPDVLRPADDAVTVDELADRHGASPDALADKDFPDHEWVGRTLVRPAVLESVADEIEAGIALTDAEAILEAVDLSDSSAILSQLGYRVEWEGLAGGTLVER
- a CDS encoding response regulator, translated to MSHQSSPDPVSILLVEDNPGDVRLIEEAFKTAGFETVFHTFTDGGSALDFLYEQVLSAGGPDVDLMLLDLNLPRTSGFEVLETLKNESNLTSLPVIVLTSSEATEDIVRSYELCANAYLTKPSDPAEFAELGRAVEAFWIDEATLPPVPS
- a CDS encoding ribbon-helix-helix domain-containing protein, which translates into the protein MSRSPPSDDIVADPDHSRLVDGRTLERVTFRATDEQLAALESLVDADVYHSRSEALRAGVQQLLERHRSSEIDPDDQ